aatatctccacgacttccttcatttcttcaatggatagcacctctccttcgtcgtacttgcaacctaacaGCTTCCACAACTTGCaaagccgacgccgctagtttcatacatacaacacataattagtatttATATGCTGATATAAAATTATTTGTAAATTAAACGActaagcaattaacaatacttactagcaatccaacggtcttattaagttgggtcaTCGTATGTAGTGCCGCTGTAGGAGTTGTAAcgggagggtttttctggggtggaacttcgacgtcgtccgggcgcacgacaaaaggatgtgaccattccaagtaatTATCAATGTAGGCGGTATTGGCTTCATCACCGCTGTTCACAAGCTCCCAATTACTagcatctaccaaacgacgtggttccatatccctccaatgtgttggttctggaattggatcatactataccctcaaccttgtggaacttGACATGAACACAGAAAGGTCAAGCTGATACCTTTCAGTAGAGGCTGTCATGAAGCAtggtaattgcttatatccaagtttccgcatcacacgtcgaggatcagccataacgtatccctttgggtggaacaaaggcTCATTGTAAAATGCAATGTTATAGAACCTCAAATATTGGTGGTTTTCTCTAGCCTccctgtaagggtcgaacacaacatctttggtagtcatcgcgtccagagacaatctcatatctgtcagtcgacgattgttaccgggtttcggatggctgttgaactggtatctcttggctctaggtTCCTCGGGTTCATCAATGGGTATAATCTTCAAGAAGGGGTTTCCCTTGAAAaatgttgggaaatgttcataagcccacacctatacaaaAGTGAAATGATaatataaaaatcagtaaattttgtttctaagttcatcataagggtacatgtgaacaatataaataagaacataagtttaaaaacaaaattacctgaagtagagtgaaattctcgacaaattgatttgtaaccgccttagaggcccttctcatttccgtcatcaaatgtgccattaacacggtgccccaagaatagctaaatacctcttccaacggatccaagtattgaaggtagtttgcactaacctTGTTGTCACTAGTGTCATGGAATACCCTAGTgtccaagatgaataacaggtacgcagcggttgtataacgaatctgtgtggggtcccatccatccttgtcTTTTCTCTGCGCCGTGtcttcaaacttcttcttaagcagcgtcagcTTGATGGCCTTTGTCCTACTAGTCTTAGATATatagaagctttccacagaagttttgtagtcccaaccctaCAGCTTGTTAgtaagagcgtgcaacttcgaccattctagctcCGGACAATGATCTCCTCTGCAAATGATTTTCCagtaacactcaagcctagaatgttctgagcatcatcagagatcaaggtcatctcgccaaacgggaagtgcatggtatctatttcaccatgatacctttcgacgaagcaattgactgtcacaatatctggcttcacataattttcaaccaaaggatatagactagaatcctttactaatgtttggacctcttcacattccttagacaaatcccaatgatacgcggcttggtttcggcaaacacgcacaaccttcttatgatcgtacaattaggagataatacgattaagagattttatataaatacaaaacaatacatatgcacgggatagaaattcttacataggtttgatagatagtacgagcccaagagtccttgtagccaaatagatgCCCCGGATCAAAAGAAGCtgcaccccaaattctaccacgatcaaagtcaggtatcatgtcatcaatatgaggaaggtgtaaacctttaacttttactttgcttGTGCCCTTTActtgtgtcggttgttgacttggcccaccttgttccactactacttggctttgggttgctaattgacttggatcaatctcattatcttcctcctcactttcctcttcatcttgatcatcttcctcctcaactgcTCCGGTAGGTTCACGGATTGGGAGTTTACTACGGTCACAACCACTCTcccaaacttcacctcttgtagatgcccccaaacgcttgttgcgcgaccttgttctttccctctaggaggcagagattgaggagtaccaagaccgtccttccttcttttcttaatgccatcatctttagttttttgtttgttagcttcctttgctttagccctatttcaaaagaagcacgtaataaatataagacaattaactttcatttctaataccggcatagatacaccacataacggcatagaatcatcactaccggcataccTTAACAAAGTATCGACCATGCCGTTACCAAAACACGGCATAGAAATTCAAACCATTACATGTCGGGAACCATTACCGGCATGACCAAATAATTATCGTGGATGCCGGTAATTTCTAGGaagttcctggataccaaaacaCCTTTGCCGGCACATACGTAAATCTAAAACACATGCAGTAACAAGGTACCGGTATGGAATCTAACCTAAAACCTATGCCAGTACCCTTCAGAAAATCCAAATGTTCTATGTTTATTAGAAGCTcaatatcggcatggtattcaacctaatTTTAACGCCTTAACATggttccggtgtggtcttcatcctaaatcaAATGCCGTAACTAAGTTCCGGTGTGATCTTCAACCTAAATCGAATGCCGTAACACAGTGCCGGCGTGGTCTTCATACTAAATTGAATGCCGCTACACTGttccggtgtggtattcatactaaattgaatGCCGGAAGCTACTGAAACttaactgtttcagttagggtttgcgattttgacctaaaccatagctacaaatcgattgaaacactaattaaaacagttctaaatcacttaccttctcacagaagccatgtttaTGAGAGGTTGATCGTCAGagttctcttgttcttcttcctcttgctcttgagcaatcaaagcaatcctcttttattttttttgttgaacaatcgattttgatttcgatcgggcatctgatttctttcgtggaggcattcttatgggttggttttaatcgacgaagaaatttttgattaaACGACTAATCGTAGAGtatatgaagaacgatgaagaagaggagaggaagatgaaagaattttctttttcaaaacctaATCCTAACACACGAGTATGCCGGCACACAAATGGGGGATAActtattttgtttttagattttgattttaagttttttattttgtgggaagggtataacagtcttttcataatgttttttaatttatcaaagggtgttttagtattttcgccccAAAAAACACCCGTTAGCAaacacctttggttgggggaagtaattcatatccaaaaattagttttgatatcccccaatcgcgcgttcataAAAAGGTATTTCAGTAACTTTAAAACATAAAATAAGCTAGCCTATGGAAGCCATAACCATGTGAATTTTCAAATTTATCTTAACTTATCCCTGGTTACCAGGAACAACGTTTCGGACTAGTCGGTTTCACGCAACATGGTATGGGTGTTCTTCGGAAAATCAGGCTTCAAGATCAACTGTATTGTCATGTCTTCAAGATCAGCTGTATTGTCCCAAGATCGAACAACTCACAACTACTAAAGACGCGTCTTTTCGCTCTTACCATAATATTCCGTTTCCCAAACGAAGACAACTTCCATATTGCAGTCTTTCCTGATTCTAGAGTCTTCTCataaagcatatatatatatctgcGAACGAAGGCATTGGTTCTCAAGTTCAATCTTTCTTCGCATTTCTTAATTTCTCTACTTATAAGATTTTTTCTGAATTATATTTTTCTTTCCAACCTTTTGGATATGTCGACTGCAAAGATGGTAACCTTCAAGAGTTCCGATGGAGAAACTTTTGATGTTGAAGAATCTGTTGCTCTTCAATCTCAAACCATTAATCATATGACCGAAGATAATTGTGCTAATAACGGAATACCTTTACCCAATGTAACTATCAAGATTTTGGCTAAAGTTGTTGAATACTGCAGGAAACATGATGATCCTACCAATGATAAAGACAAAGATCTCAAGGACTGGGATGCTGAGTTTGTTAAGGTCGATCAAGCTACGTTGTTCGATCATATTTTGGCTGCAAATTATCTGAATATTAAGAGTTTGTTGGATTTGACTTGCCAGACCCTTGCTGATATGATCAAAGGTAAGACCCCAAAGGAGATCCGCAAGACATTCAACATTAAGAATGAAAGATTTTTTGGAGACCAGcctttttttggggggaccattgttttataaggccatctaccctatacttataagggatgtcctaaattgTATACATTACTAATTTTCCCTTAACCCTAATTAAGATTATAACTAAACTAATAACTACCAAAATATAAATTTAACCTAATCTAATCTAttatcaaaaaatcaaaatcagaccTACCCTAGCCGCACAAACAGGTTttgggagattttttttttctcttcttttcctttcaacatcgtcttcatcgattaatcatcgattcatgaaattttcatcgtCAATTAATCAATCGATcataagaatggttcttcgaacGAAAAACCCAAGACTCCCTGGAAAAGGTCATGAattaggacatctagcaaatcTCCCAAATGAATTTGAGATTAATAATGAAGTGAAACCGGAAAGTGAAGTCGTAATCGGATACAATAGACGCAAGAAGAACCCTGAAACTGCCATGGAAAAAATCCGCAGgtattttcccacaaacccattacttttaatttgattttgattcgttaaattgaatagaaatcatcaaaatagggttcaaataGAAGTTAGAGTGTGTTGTTCGGTTATGACGAGTTTCAAAACAACCCTAGCTTTctaaccgaacttcctgaaaggaagaacacgaagaatggttCGGTTCCACGAAATTTAAAATTAGGTTACCAAACTGGCAGTTCGGTTGGTTCACAAAAAGTGTTAATACTCTTTTTCAACCGAACTTAAccattattacaaaaaaaaaaaatttgaaactttgtaaccgaactttgcTATTTTGCCCACTATATTGAGTTTGTCTTTAACCGAACTTCCAGTGGATATATGGacttcggttggttcgcaaaaagtGTTAAAAATGTTTTTTAATCGAACTTTACCTTTATTATCGAAATGGCACTTTACTAGAGAAGGTTGTTCATCCATTGGTATAGGTTGGCATTCAATCTACAAGAAATGGAAGAACATcaattgcaatcacaaataagttcggcAACGAAATAATTTTATCGAAATAACCGAACACATAGTTCGGTTGGTAAAGcagttttgcgaaccaaccgaagtTAACAGTTTGCTTAAAAATATTTTGGTACGTGAAGTTCGGATGGGAACTTGGTTGGGtgaaagtttgcgaactaaccgaacttcttacatTTGGTATAATCTTATTTtgggtaaagttcggttagaaatTTGGTTGGGTTatagtttgcgaaccaaccgaactacgTACACTTGGTATAATCTTAATTATACGTAAAGTTCGATTAGATATttggttgcgaaccaaccgaacttctagaccctaaagttcggCAACATTACGGGCAAACCGAACAtaactctgtaaatcctatatacaaagttcggtaacatgtctgttaaccgaacgactaaaaacctccattaagagCGAGCTCGGTTACCTATGTctttggaaaaagtaaccgaactatactttcagatgtgttcggctacctgttcttcacataaggtaaccgaactccGTTGAACTACACTTTcatatttacatttttttttttgaaattttggatcaattcaaccaacattttctaagtttgaagcatacctgggtactgataggcacatttttgtgtcttctataatctcaattgtatatattattagtgctcgattttatatttattatggctttttatgtccctgtaggtatttttggagaaataagcttttgcggcgaaattggctaaaaaaatggtttttgcgctcgtgggagaaaattactatacggactctcaatttggataaggggtactcaattactaaggggcaaccaCTTGCTATTTACACCATGAAACACCCAAGTGCTAAAGGCACCCAGCAGTTGGTTAGGGGGactccaccttcttcacgttttaaagagaaaaatggcgggaaatcaAGCTGGTTTGCTGCGGTGAATACTGGACGAGTTCTGTTGGATTCTCTTCATGGATACGAGTTGGATTGGGCCTGTTGAGATAAAACAGGGTTGAGAGGTGTTTACAAATcgtaagaaaaaggaagttaaccTATTTTCCTCAACTAAACAGCGTATATAGAATATCATGGGTATGATCTATATTAGGCAGTTACGTGAAGCTAGGGATATATTGACGGCTAAGATTCAACCTTCCGAGTTAGGATATGTTTCGGATACTTTCAGCAATTACAAAGACGCGTAGAGAagtgaagaaaaggaaagttaCGTCACTttgagctaaaacagggaaggaataatACTCGgctgttgtttttcgggaattacgtggagtagatgatgaagaatatCTCCATGAAGATTCAGATATGTTAATTAGAAGAGTTTGAAAGGAAATAGAGGCGTGCAAAAGGAAacatggagaataaaatctcTGGTGACTTGTagagaagaaaagggagttattacaaagatattctcgggatttacgtgtcctgttgtgtatataaggtGCTTGGGTATCACAGtagagggggtcgagagtttggggtcgagaggaggtccagagaagcagaaatcaagagtttatgaaactctgtttctgctgctgctgatgatgaagaacaccaagaacacgaagaacagactcgcaagcacagtcgtttttcaacagttccagcagcagtggagaagtgtcgcagtttagcggcagttttctggtatcgtttctttctggacgtgttttgtgagtctcagaaccactgttttataacttttgactcttttaatcatactttgagcatcaaatatatattttgagaacattattattatgattagctaaaccccaacactaggatgatggaggaagccgttctttacgcatatgataattatattaattctttttttgactacttgcactttttattaatcgatttatgatttttcttaattggttgtgatatcgtatgatgatgtatgcttggtcgtagtgcttttgatgcgtcatgctagtgatatacaataaatattctaaaaatctaccttggcaagaatgagagtccttatgatttgagctataattgtttcgaataaatatatgaattgtgtgaatgattaatggtggaatcctgtgtcctagtgtctcttgatcctgtgacaaatattgtgtatatatttttgttttaaaaatcttttcaagtccgagcaacgaattcttatttaccgcaatcttaatactacaacaaaatggcgccgccgacgcggacttgtttatagatttgtttttaggtttatttatttttttactattatttgttcctttttacgtttctttttatgtctttgatttacaagttcgaagtggaatactaaggacttgggaacaaaaagctaaaagctaaaagagaagaaaaaaaagacataattttttttttaggatttaatttttattattattattatttttttgtatatagcctttatttatttattttagaatttgtaaataggctttatttttcataatttttgttatttttggactttttatttggactttattctggacaattggactttattctttttttaaccctatggaagggtattattaaaaaaaaaaaaaaaatttataaattgtgtgcagggaaggacgacgattactatatcatctcggcccctcgggttcgtacatgacataggagtcgtggtccgagtcgacgtcaacggttcatcccccgtctggtacgggaggtaagtccatcgaaacactcgcgaatctcctgtcagcgggtttactgtattccttaaggtgattcattgattgaggacgaatttggactgtttttaaattcctagtaaagggcaaggcctggccaatacaagataagggttcgtatttcatcaccgctcccttcttgcccgccttaggaaaacgaaacctaacgcgaacccaagcttaaaacttgactagaacgag
This is a stretch of genomic DNA from Papaver somniferum cultivar HN1 chromosome 1, ASM357369v1, whole genome shotgun sequence. It encodes these proteins:
- the LOC113336047 gene encoding SKP1-like protein 1B, which translates into the protein MSTAKMVTFKSSDGETFDVEESVALQSQTINHMTEDNCANNGIPLPNVTIKILAKVVEYCRKHDDPTNDKDKDLKDWDAEFVKVDQATLFDHILAANYLNIKSLLDLTCQTLADMIKGKTPKEIRKTFNIKNELHPKEEEEVRREHP